One window of Halopseudomonas maritima genomic DNA carries:
- the tatB gene encoding Sec-independent protein translocase protein TatB, translated as MTEWLLVAVVALLVLGPERLPTLVRSAGRAVGKVRGMWNEVQQELNASLPQDEVKELADNVRELRGKTNVKQFVRRLAVDAVDEERKQG; from the coding sequence ATGACGGAATGGCTGCTGGTGGCGGTGGTTGCCTTGCTGGTGCTGGGGCCGGAGCGTCTGCCCACGCTGGTACGCAGCGCGGGCCGGGCAGTCGGCAAGGTGCGCGGCATGTGGAATGAGGTACAGCAGGAGCTGAATGCGTCCTTGCCGCAGGACGAGGTCAAGGAGCTGGCCGACAACGTGCGCGAGCTGCGCGGCAAAACCAACGTCAAACAGTTTGTACGGCGACTGGCTGTGGATGCGGTGGATGAGGAGCGCAAGCAGGGCTGA
- a CDS encoding Sec-independent protein translocase subunit TatA produces the protein MGIGGISIGSLLIVLVIVMLLFGTKRLRNVGSDLGGALSGFRKAVRDTEETRDALALDAAEQTTVRAESTSRQA, from the coding sequence ATGGGTATTGGTGGAATTAGCATTGGCTCGTTGTTGATTGTGCTGGTCATCGTGATGTTGCTGTTTGGCACCAAGCGTCTGCGTAATGTGGGCAGCGATCTGGGCGGCGCGCTCAGCGGTTTCCGCAAGGCTGTGCGGGACACCGAAGAGACCCGTGATGCACTGGCTCTGGATGCTGCAGAGCAGACGACTGTGCGCGCAGAATCGACCAGCCGTCAGGCCTGA
- a CDS encoding PhoX family protein, whose translation MSIEQRDQLVYVDNGAGDEPLSTREMNPLFSSVLEARLARRQVLKGSAGAAALGFFGLGLAGCNSDSDDDDAGEVPAGDLLGFSAVATSTADEIVVPEGYSYQVIIPWGTPILGSFPSFSVNNTGDDQAEQVGSHHDGMHFYPINDSSEDGLLVLNHEYVEPRLMHASAQGVSLSSGATPPLVGGLRPADEVRKEMNAHGVSVVRIVKGANNEWSVQPDGMNRRITALTPMEIHGPVRGTDFVKTLYSPNGTMTRGTLNNCGNGYTPWGTYMAAEENWAGYFTNKGDNPREHSRYGVPSGTGRWAWELADNGADEYIRFDASIKAADATGDYRNEPVCFGWMVEIDPFDPSSNPKKRTSMGRFGHEGVVFAPAEEGKPVVCYSGDDSRFEYIYKFVTASNYNAATANGSMLDEGILYVAKFNDDGTGEWMPLVYGENGLTDANGFTSQADVLVNTRLAADFMGATPMDRPEWGAVDPANGDVYFTLTNNTRRDDSNLNEANPRAANNHGHIICWKEDGEQAATTFTWDIFLFAGDAGESGVENNKGSDPNGNDLTAENILSSPDGLWIDPDSRVWIQMDSGWDDPFGNCAMLVADPTTGDMKRFLVGPIDQEITGITMTPDQKTLFINVQHPGEGTSGAQFAAGSYSSSWPDNTPSTRPPRSSTVVVWKNDGGVVGS comes from the coding sequence ATGTCCATCGAACAACGTGATCAGCTGGTGTATGTCGACAACGGGGCTGGGGATGAGCCATTGAGCACCCGCGAGATGAACCCGCTGTTCTCCAGCGTGCTGGAGGCCCGCCTGGCTCGTCGTCAGGTGCTCAAGGGCAGTGCCGGCGCTGCCGCGCTGGGTTTCTTCGGCCTGGGACTGGCCGGTTGCAACAGCGATTCTGACGATGACGACGCTGGCGAGGTGCCGGCTGGCGATCTGCTAGGCTTCTCCGCTGTTGCTACTAGCACCGCTGATGAAATTGTGGTGCCCGAAGGCTACAGCTATCAGGTGATCATTCCCTGGGGCACGCCGATTCTGGGCAGCTTCCCGTCGTTCTCGGTCAACAATACCGGTGATGACCAGGCTGAGCAGGTCGGCTCACACCACGACGGCATGCACTTCTACCCGATCAACGACAGTTCCGAAGACGGCCTGCTGGTACTCAACCACGAGTACGTTGAACCGCGCCTGATGCACGCGTCCGCCCAGGGTGTCTCGCTGTCCAGCGGTGCCACGCCGCCGCTGGTTGGCGGTCTGCGTCCGGCTGACGAAGTGCGCAAGGAAATGAATGCCCACGGTGTTTCCGTGGTACGTATCGTCAAGGGTGCCAACAATGAGTGGAGCGTGCAGCCTGACGGCATGAACCGCCGCATCACCGCGCTGACGCCGATGGAGATCCACGGCCCGGTTCGCGGCACCGATTTCGTCAAGACGCTGTACAGCCCCAACGGCACCATGACTCGCGGCACGCTGAACAACTGCGGTAACGGGTATACCCCGTGGGGCACTTACATGGCTGCCGAGGAAAACTGGGCTGGCTACTTCACCAACAAGGGTGATAACCCGCGTGAGCATTCCCGCTATGGGGTGCCGAGCGGTACCGGTCGTTGGGCCTGGGAACTGGCCGACAACGGTGCTGACGAGTACATCCGCTTTGACGCCAGCATCAAGGCTGCCGACGCCACCGGTGATTACCGCAATGAGCCGGTCTGCTTCGGCTGGATGGTCGAGATCGACCCGTTCGACCCGAGCAGCAATCCGAAAAAACGCACCTCCATGGGCCGCTTTGGCCACGAAGGCGTGGTGTTTGCCCCGGCTGAAGAAGGCAAGCCGGTGGTCTGCTACTCCGGCGATGACTCGCGCTTCGAGTACATCTACAAGTTTGTCACCGCGAGCAACTACAACGCCGCCACCGCCAACGGCAGCATGCTGGACGAAGGCATTCTGTACGTTGCCAAGTTCAATGACGACGGCACCGGCGAGTGGATGCCGCTGGTGTACGGCGAGAACGGTCTGACCGACGCCAACGGCTTCACCAGCCAGGCTGACGTGCTGGTCAACACCCGTCTGGCCGCTGACTTCATGGGCGCCACGCCGATGGACCGTCCGGAGTGGGGCGCAGTTGATCCGGCCAACGGTGACGTCTACTTCACCCTGACCAACAATACGCGTCGCGACGATAGCAACCTCAACGAAGCCAACCCGCGTGCGGCCAACAACCACGGCCACATCATCTGTTGGAAAGAAGACGGCGAGCAGGCTGCGACCACCTTTACCTGGGACATCTTCCTGTTTGCTGGTGACGCTGGCGAGAGTGGTGTGGAGAACAACAAGGGCTCCGATCCGAACGGCAACGACCTGACTGCCGAGAACATCCTCAGCTCGCCGGACGGCCTGTGGATTGACCCGGACAGCCGTGTCTGGATTCAAATGGATAGCGGCTGGGACGACCCCTTCGGCAACTGCGCCATGCTGGTAGCCGATCCGACCACGGGCGATATGAAGCGCTTCTTGGTTGGCCCGATCGATCAGGAAATCACCGGTATCACCATGACGCCGGACCAGAAAACCCTGTTCATCAACGTTCAGCATCCGGGTGAAGGTACCTCCGGTGCCCAGTTCGCTGCCGGTAGTTACTCCAGCAGCTGGCCGGACAACACCCCCTCCACACGCCCGCCGCGCTCGTCCACTGTGGTCGTATGGAAGAACGACGGTGGCGTAGTCGGTAGCTGA
- a CDS encoding hybrid sensor histidine kinase/response regulator → MPRPSDPRRDVLTGLLGLGSQSSRKSYYPELLARLEELEAERNRYKWLFENAVHGIFQASLADGLHTANRSLARMLGYRSAAELVAARSSLGGQFFMGGESEFQRIRQQLLRRGELTGYETRLLRADGTLMDARMNILLRPDANDHVIEAFVADVTERKQAQLAMQQLNDELEQRVQQRTHELEGLNESLRYEIIEHERTQSELRKARDAAEQANRSKNRYLAAASHDLLQPLNAARLLMATLGDIALPESARLLVERSHTALESAEDMLSDLLDIARLDQPNLQPEYSDCSVDELLQPLLSEFGSVAEAAGISLRGRTCAHAVHTDFRLLSRILRNFISNAIRYTQSGGVLVGCRRRGSDLWIEVWDTGRGIDRAHFRRIFQEFNQLDVDRPGQRRGVGLGLAIVERISRLLKVEVQVRSRLGRGSVFSVRVPLVRRPLVSQLRSSLGTHLAVPLQGRRLLVIDNEQMVLQSMQGLLQQWGADVLTAADLEQALSCLQGRAPDLALVDYHLDGGRTGLEALAALRAQFGEDLPALMITADRTEDCRQGARALGVAVLNKPIKAGKLRASLDTLLSLRR, encoded by the coding sequence ATGCCGAGGCCCTCTGACCCGCGCCGGGATGTACTCACCGGGCTGCTCGGGCTGGGGTCGCAGTCATCGCGCAAGAGCTACTACCCGGAGCTGTTGGCTCGGCTGGAGGAGCTGGAAGCAGAACGTAACCGCTACAAGTGGCTGTTCGAGAATGCAGTTCACGGGATCTTTCAGGCCAGCCTGGCTGACGGCTTGCACACGGCCAACCGGTCGTTGGCGCGCATGCTGGGCTACCGCTCGGCCGCCGAGCTGGTGGCAGCGCGCAGCTCGTTGGGCGGGCAGTTCTTTATGGGTGGCGAGTCTGAGTTTCAACGTATTCGTCAGCAGTTGCTGCGCAGAGGCGAGCTGACGGGGTACGAGACCCGGTTGCTGCGCGCCGATGGCACGCTGATGGACGCGCGCATGAATATTCTGCTGCGCCCCGATGCCAATGACCACGTGATTGAAGCCTTTGTTGCCGACGTGACTGAGCGCAAGCAGGCGCAGCTGGCTATGCAACAACTCAACGATGAGCTGGAGCAGCGCGTGCAACAGCGCACCCATGAGCTGGAAGGGCTGAACGAGAGTTTGCGCTACGAGATCATCGAGCACGAGCGCACTCAGAGTGAGTTACGCAAGGCACGTGATGCCGCCGAACAGGCCAACCGCAGCAAGAACCGCTATCTCGCCGCGGCCAGTCACGACCTCTTGCAGCCGCTGAACGCGGCGCGTTTGCTGATGGCGACGCTGGGCGATATTGCCTTGCCTGAGAGCGCGCGGCTGCTGGTGGAGCGTTCCCACACGGCGCTGGAAAGCGCGGAGGATATGCTCAGCGACCTGCTGGACATCGCGCGCCTGGACCAGCCCAACCTGCAGCCCGAATACAGCGATTGCAGTGTGGATGAATTGCTGCAGCCGCTACTCAGCGAGTTCGGCAGTGTGGCCGAAGCGGCTGGCATCAGCTTGCGTGGCCGCACCTGCGCGCACGCCGTGCATACGGACTTTCGCCTACTCAGCCGTATCCTGCGCAACTTTATCAGCAACGCCATTCGCTACACCCAGAGTGGCGGTGTGCTGGTGGGCTGCCGACGGCGGGGCAGCGATCTGTGGATAGAGGTTTGGGATACCGGACGCGGCATTGATCGGGCGCATTTCCGCCGCATATTCCAGGAGTTCAACCAGCTCGATGTCGACCGGCCCGGACAGCGCCGCGGCGTGGGTCTGGGGCTGGCGATTGTCGAGCGCATCTCGCGCCTGCTCAAGGTTGAGGTGCAGGTGCGCTCGCGGCTGGGGCGCGGTTCGGTATTCAGCGTGCGTGTGCCATTGGTTCGGCGCCCATTGGTCAGTCAGCTGCGCAGTAGCCTGGGAACGCATCTGGCCGTGCCGTTGCAAGGTCGTCGCCTGTTGGTGATCGACAACGAGCAGATGGTGCTGCAAAGCATGCAGGGCTTATTGCAGCAGTGGGGCGCCGATGTGCTGACGGCCGCCGATCTTGAGCAGGCGCTGAGTTGCCTGCAGGGCCGAGCGCCGGATCTGGCGCTGGTTGATTATCATCTGGACGGCGGCCGGACCGGGCTGGAAGCACTGGCGGCATTGCGTGCGCAGTTTGGTGAGGATCTGCCTGCGCTGATGATTACGGCTGATCGCACCGAAGACTGCCGTCAGGGCGCGCGTGCCCTGGGCGTTGCGGTACTCAACAAGCCAATCAAGGCCGGCAAGCTGCGCGCCTCGCTCGATACCCTGCTTTCGCTCCGCCGCTGA
- the ercA gene encoding alcohol dehydrogenase-like regulatory protein ErcA — MSYDVSQLRKFVTPEIIFGAGSRKTVANYASTFGARKVLLVSDPGVQAAGWVVDVEQSLQSQDIDYVLFTQVSANPRTEEVMHGAEVYRAAGCNVIVAIGGGSPIDCAKAIGIAVAHDRHILEFEGVDTIRAPIPPLICIPTTAGTSADVSQFVIISDQQEKVKFSIISKAVVPDVSLIDPETTSTMDTFLSACTGIDAMVHAIEAFVSTGSGPMTDAHALEAMRLLNANLVNMMRNPQDLAVREQIMLGSLQAGLAFSNAILGAVHAMSHSLGGFLDLPHGLCNAILVEHVVAFNFDAAPERFKVIANTLDIDTRGLTTPQIRARLIQHLIDLKQAMGFHQSLRMHGVSTSDLRTLSLHAMDDPCILTNPRESSVKDVEVVYAEAL, encoded by the coding sequence ATGTCCTACGATGTCAGCCAGTTGCGCAAGTTTGTGACGCCAGAGATCATTTTTGGCGCCGGATCGCGCAAGACTGTTGCCAATTACGCCTCCACCTTCGGCGCCCGCAAGGTGCTGCTGGTGTCGGACCCGGGTGTGCAGGCCGCTGGTTGGGTAGTGGATGTGGAGCAGAGCCTGCAGTCGCAGGATATCGACTACGTGCTCTTTACCCAGGTATCGGCCAACCCGCGTACCGAAGAGGTGATGCACGGCGCCGAGGTGTATCGTGCTGCCGGCTGCAACGTCATTGTGGCTATTGGCGGCGGCAGCCCTATCGATTGCGCCAAGGCCATTGGCATTGCGGTGGCCCATGATCGGCACATTCTGGAATTTGAAGGCGTGGATACCATTCGTGCGCCTATCCCCCCGCTGATCTGTATCCCGACCACCGCAGGCACCTCGGCCGACGTATCGCAGTTTGTGATCATTTCCGATCAGCAGGAGAAGGTGAAGTTTTCCATTATCAGCAAGGCGGTGGTGCCGGATGTGTCGCTGATCGACCCGGAAACCACCTCCACCATGGATACCTTTCTGTCGGCCTGCACCGGGATTGACGCCATGGTGCATGCCATTGAGGCTTTTGTGTCGACCGGCAGCGGACCGATGACCGATGCCCATGCGCTGGAAGCCATGCGCCTGCTCAACGCCAATCTGGTCAATATGATGCGCAATCCGCAGGACCTGGCCGTGCGTGAGCAGATCATGCTGGGCAGCCTGCAGGCGGGCCTGGCCTTCTCCAACGCCATTCTTGGCGCCGTGCACGCCATGTCGCACAGCCTCGGTGGCTTTCTCGATCTGCCGCACGGTTTGTGCAACGCCATTCTGGTTGAACACGTGGTGGCCTTTAACTTTGACGCCGCGCCAGAGCGTTTCAAGGTGATCGCCAATACGCTGGATATTGATACCCGCGGGCTGACGACGCCGCAGATTCGCGCGCGTCTGATCCAGCACCTGATCGACTTGAAACAGGCCATGGGTTTTCATCAGAGCCTGCGTATGCATGGGGTAAGCACCAGTGACTTGCGCACCCTGTCGCTGCACGCAATGGATGATCCGTGCATTCTGACCAACCCGCGCGAGTCCAGCGTGAAGGACGTCGAGGTCGTCTATGCCGAGGCCCTCTGA
- a CDS encoding 4Fe-4S binding protein: protein MSVRCQPALHLLLACLFCLLSSALQAQGQNTTDWQTAVQQLFPSATRLVEKEGSPPVYQAFQLDQLLGYAFESTDYSSLQGFSGKPIRLLIGMTPEGKLTGVKVQEHHEPVFLHGLGEQSLFNFTDQYAGRNIATPIVVGSIHGGSVDGSAVGYIDGVSKATVSVVILNETVLQSAMTVARALLPDFAQGPQAIARPELFEPLDWQQLLQRGLLQHWVLEAAAVETALGNSLRLYPGFAADADLPFSELYFAYLNTPTTGRNLLGAQAFEQLQDQLLPGEQALLVLSRGQYPHVPEDFIPATAPSRINLLQHGKAIELHDMDFNNGMLQTLLTLPAGDWQANIFRIKTHAAFNPVDPAALQLNVTLRRNPLSEQHSHFEQALTLQPDLFQVQAVDAAPAPAPIWLQMWQQRLWQIGVLLVSLTLVSVLFVRQQRISRHVHRFHQLRAGFLLFTLLFIGFYAQGQLSVVNIFTLLLALWHGFDITVFLMDPVIFILWSFTFISLFLWGRGLFCGWLCPFGALQEMVGWVAKKLHLRQWKISERWHRRLQWLKYVILLGLIPTAFYSLTLAERLAEVEPFKTSITLGFVRSWPFVLYALLLLGVGLFVHKFYCRYVCPLGAGLAILGRLRLFSWLTRIKACGAPCQHCHNKCEIGAIKRSGAIDYDECIQCLECIVILNNEDQCVDAIRARKQAARAKRADHVIVSDWAPQR from the coding sequence ATGTCTGTGCGCTGCCAACCGGCCCTGCATCTGCTGCTGGCCTGCCTGTTTTGTCTGCTCAGTTCTGCTCTGCAAGCCCAGGGCCAGAATACGACTGACTGGCAGACGGCGGTACAGCAGCTGTTCCCCAGTGCCACCCGCCTGGTCGAGAAAGAGGGCTCGCCGCCGGTCTATCAAGCCTTTCAGCTCGATCAGCTACTTGGCTACGCCTTTGAGTCCACCGACTACTCGAGCCTGCAGGGCTTTTCCGGCAAGCCCATTCGGCTGCTGATCGGCATGACGCCGGAAGGAAAGCTGACCGGAGTAAAGGTACAGGAACACCATGAACCCGTGTTTCTCCATGGTCTGGGCGAGCAGTCGTTGTTCAACTTCACCGATCAGTACGCCGGCCGCAATATCGCCACCCCCATTGTGGTTGGCAGCATTCATGGCGGCAGCGTCGACGGCTCAGCTGTTGGTTACATCGATGGCGTCAGCAAGGCGACCGTTTCTGTAGTGATCCTTAACGAGACGGTCTTGCAGTCAGCCATGACCGTCGCGCGAGCGTTGCTCCCCGATTTTGCCCAAGGCCCGCAAGCCATCGCTCGCCCCGAGCTGTTCGAGCCCCTCGACTGGCAGCAACTGCTCCAGCGCGGGCTGCTACAACACTGGGTACTAGAGGCAGCAGCAGTAGAAACCGCTCTGGGCAACAGCCTGAGGCTGTATCCGGGCTTTGCGGCGGATGCCGACCTGCCCTTCAGCGAGCTGTACTTTGCCTACCTGAACACACCCACAACCGGGCGCAACCTGCTCGGCGCGCAAGCCTTCGAACAGCTGCAGGACCAACTGCTGCCTGGCGAACAGGCCTTGCTAGTGCTCTCACGCGGGCAGTATCCCCATGTGCCGGAGGACTTCATTCCGGCCACCGCGCCCAGCCGCATCAACCTGCTGCAACACGGCAAAGCGATCGAACTGCACGACATGGACTTCAACAACGGGATGCTCCAGACGCTGTTGACCCTGCCCGCGGGTGACTGGCAGGCCAACATCTTCCGCATCAAAACCCACGCTGCCTTCAACCCGGTTGACCCTGCCGCTCTGCAACTCAACGTTACCCTGCGCCGCAACCCGCTCAGCGAACAGCACAGCCACTTTGAGCAGGCGCTGACGCTGCAGCCGGACCTGTTCCAGGTGCAGGCCGTTGACGCCGCCCCGGCGCCTGCGCCGATATGGCTGCAGATGTGGCAGCAACGGCTCTGGCAGATTGGCGTACTGCTGGTCTCGCTGACGCTGGTTAGCGTGCTGTTTGTCCGCCAGCAGCGCATCAGCCGGCACGTTCATCGCTTCCATCAACTGCGTGCCGGGTTTCTGCTGTTCACGTTGCTGTTCATCGGTTTCTACGCCCAAGGACAGTTGTCGGTGGTGAATATTTTCACCCTGCTGCTCGCACTCTGGCACGGCTTCGACATCACGGTCTTTTTGATGGATCCGGTGATCTTTATTCTCTGGAGCTTCACCTTTATCAGCCTGTTTCTCTGGGGCCGCGGCCTGTTCTGCGGCTGGCTCTGCCCCTTTGGCGCCCTGCAGGAAATGGTCGGCTGGGTGGCAAAAAAGCTGCACCTGCGCCAATGGAAAATCAGCGAGCGCTGGCATCGTCGTCTGCAGTGGCTCAAGTATGTGATTCTGCTCGGCCTGATTCCGACTGCCTTCTACTCGTTGACACTGGCCGAGCGCTTGGCCGAGGTTGAGCCGTTCAAAACCTCGATCACCCTGGGCTTTGTACGCTCCTGGCCGTTCGTGCTGTACGCCCTGTTGCTGCTGGGCGTTGGCCTGTTTGTGCACAAGTTTTACTGCCGCTACGTCTGCCCGCTCGGAGCGGGGCTGGCAATCCTCGGCAGGCTGCGGCTGTTCTCCTGGCTGACGCGCATCAAAGCCTGCGGCGCGCCCTGCCAGCACTGCCACAACAAATGCGAGATCGGCGCCATCAAGCGCAGCGGCGCCATCGATTACGACGAGTGCATCCAGTGTCTGGAATGCATCGTGATACTGAACAACGAGGATCAGTGCGTAGACGCCATCCGCGCGCGCAAGCAGGCGGCGCGGGCCAAGCGTGCCGACCATGTCATCGTCAGCGATTGGGCACCCCAGCGCTAA
- a CDS encoding DUF2218 domain-containing protein has product MPAKQAQVSTPHASRYITRLCKHFAHKVESTWDEQQGVTDFPFGRCVMQADGAQLALHCTADDETQLERVCWVVTDHLERFSVAVEQGEALSVEWQAA; this is encoded by the coding sequence ATGCCCGCCAAGCAAGCACAGGTCAGTACCCCCCACGCCAGCCGTTACATCACCCGGCTGTGCAAGCACTTTGCCCACAAGGTGGAGTCCACCTGGGACGAGCAGCAGGGTGTGACCGACTTTCCGTTCGGCCGTTGCGTGATGCAGGCCGATGGCGCACAACTGGCGCTGCACTGCACTGCCGATGACGAGACTCAGCTTGAACGTGTGTGCTGGGTGGTAACCGACCACCTGGAGCGCTTCTCGGTGGCGGTGGAGCAAGGCGAGGCCTTGAGTGTGGAGTGGCAGGCGGCCTGA
- a CDS encoding ABC transporter substrate-binding protein — MSELLKGFAAAAALLLCALPAQARSVTDAYGETVEVPDRPQRVVALSELDLDAMLAIGKTPVGTVNGRGQSGVPGYLAERSPQIDIIGDLGNVNTELLLELQPDLILTATDRPETLELYRAIAPTVVTAKPGEPWQDSLQLIANVLGEPEAVEAFTASYQTRAQQAREALAAEQGQSMSIVRWNPKGPVYMLEDSFASHVIKDLGLVRPEQQRQPGFTHSQALSLESLDLLDADWLVVGTLAGTGEAAEALSQARDTPAFQQLGAVKAGQMAAVDGSLWTSVGGPLAAMQVIDDVENLIKANKP, encoded by the coding sequence ATGTCTGAACTACTCAAGGGTTTTGCTGCCGCAGCGGCCCTGCTGCTTTGTGCACTGCCGGCTCAGGCCCGCAGCGTGACTGATGCCTATGGTGAAACGGTCGAAGTGCCTGACCGGCCGCAGCGCGTTGTGGCGCTGAGTGAGCTGGATCTGGACGCCATGCTGGCCATCGGCAAAACACCGGTTGGCACTGTCAACGGGCGCGGCCAGAGCGGTGTGCCGGGTTATCTGGCCGAGCGGTCGCCACAGATCGATATCATCGGTGACCTGGGCAACGTCAACACCGAGCTGCTGCTCGAACTGCAGCCTGATCTGATTCTTACCGCCACCGACCGTCCCGAGACGCTGGAGCTGTATCGTGCCATTGCGCCGACCGTGGTCACGGCCAAGCCGGGTGAGCCTTGGCAGGACAGCCTGCAGCTGATCGCCAACGTGCTGGGCGAGCCGGAGGCTGTAGAGGCCTTTACCGCCAGTTACCAGACCCGCGCTCAGCAGGCGCGCGAAGCGCTGGCTGCCGAGCAGGGGCAGAGCATGAGCATTGTGCGCTGGAACCCCAAGGGACCGGTGTACATGCTGGAAGACTCCTTCGCCAGCCACGTCATCAAGGACCTGGGCCTTGTGCGGCCAGAGCAGCAACGCCAGCCTGGTTTCACCCATTCGCAGGCACTGAGTCTGGAGTCGCTGGACTTGCTGGATGCAGACTGGCTGGTAGTGGGCACCCTGGCGGGTACCGGTGAGGCCGCCGAGGCACTGAGTCAGGCGCGTGATACCCCGGCGTTCCAGCAGCTGGGCGCGGTCAAGGCGGGTCAGATGGCAGCGGTAGACGGCTCGCTGTGGACCTCGGTGGGTGGTCCGTTGGCCGCCATGCAAGTGATTGATGACGTCGAAAATCTGATCAAGGCTAACAAGCCCTAA
- a CDS encoding ABC transporter ATP-binding protein encodes MSLLQVQDLTFSYRPKAQHAPTVQDVSFALQPGSLVGVVGPNGCGKSTLLKLLAGQHTAASGEIVLAGQPLASFSTRELARQLAYLPQRPLVPAGISVEQLVQYGRHPHQGWLRQWSIEDRRLVEEAIATLQLQELRQRSVSDLSGGQVQRVWLAMIMAQNTGMVLLDEPTSALDIGHQTEVMEAIHAMSANGRTVLIVMHDLACAARYCDQLIAMAEGRVQAFGEAREVISKELIERLYNTPVDILAAPGDGAPVIVPRRLTTASAPFIHPKELPHV; translated from the coding sequence ATGTCGTTGTTGCAGGTGCAGGATCTGACTTTTTCCTATCGGCCCAAGGCCCAGCACGCGCCGACGGTGCAGGACGTGTCCTTCGCGTTGCAGCCAGGCAGTCTGGTGGGGGTGGTTGGCCCCAACGGTTGCGGCAAGTCGACGCTGCTCAAGCTGCTGGCCGGGCAGCACACCGCTGCTAGCGGCGAGATAGTGCTGGCGGGCCAGCCGTTGGCCAGTTTTTCCACGCGCGAGCTGGCGCGTCAGCTGGCCTATCTACCGCAGCGCCCGCTGGTGCCCGCCGGCATTAGCGTCGAGCAGCTGGTGCAGTATGGACGTCATCCGCATCAAGGCTGGCTGCGCCAATGGAGCATTGAAGACCGTCGACTGGTGGAGGAGGCGATCGCCACTCTGCAGTTGCAAGAGCTGCGTCAGCGCAGCGTCAGTGACTTGTCCGGTGGCCAGGTTCAGCGCGTCTGGCTGGCGATGATCATGGCGCAGAACACTGGCATGGTGCTGCTCGATGAGCCAACCAGTGCGCTGGACATCGGTCATCAGACGGAGGTGATGGAAGCCATCCATGCGATGTCGGCCAACGGCCGCACGGTGCTGATTGTGATGCACGACCTGGCCTGCGCTGCGCGTTATTGCGATCAGCTGATTGCCATGGCCGAAGGCCGCGTGCAGGCCTTTGGCGAGGCCCGCGAAGTGATCAGCAAGGAGCTGATAGAGCGTCTCTACAACACCCCCGTTGATATTCTCGCCGCCCCGGGTGACGGCGCCCCGGTGATAGTGCCGCGTCGCCTGACGACGGCCTCTGCCCCCTTTATCCACCCCAAGGAGTTGCCCCATGTCTGA
- a CDS encoding iron ABC transporter permease has translation MSDKSTQLPSGYWCLRLGGWSLLLNRRATLLLGLVLLALLATALLALSLGAGSMDAWQALQTLLGQGNRLQQLMLFDIRLPRVLAVMVAGAALGLSGCLVQTLVQNRLATPDMIGVNEGATLAIVFFSLYLTLGSWPWWAAPLGAVLAAACLFTLCRRPGEQGYLFIVVGIALTELFDALSEFAMSSQPIAHLSALYMWSMGHFAGQGYRVVVPVVFCLLVLLPPVALLLRALSVLRLGSDTAQGLGVPVLAVQLSLLALAILIAGLGAAIGGPVIFVGMAAPILASWLLRSGPVPVWLSAALGALLLLLADTLVRVLADPVEMPAGLMTRVLGGVLLLLLLLQNRKRAD, from the coding sequence ATGAGCGATAAGTCGACACAGCTGCCAAGCGGATACTGGTGCCTCAGGCTGGGCGGCTGGTCGCTGCTGCTGAACCGGCGCGCCACCCTGTTGCTGGGGCTGGTGCTGCTGGCGCTGTTGGCGACGGCCCTGCTGGCGCTGTCGCTGGGCGCTGGCAGCATGGACGCCTGGCAGGCGCTGCAGACGTTGCTGGGGCAGGGTAACCGGCTACAACAACTGATGCTGTTTGATATCCGCCTGCCACGGGTGTTGGCGGTGATGGTGGCGGGGGCTGCCTTGGGGCTGTCCGGCTGCCTGGTGCAGACGCTGGTACAAAACCGCCTGGCCACGCCCGACATGATCGGGGTCAACGAGGGGGCCACCCTGGCGATTGTGTTCTTCTCCCTGTATCTGACGCTGGGCAGCTGGCCCTGGTGGGCCGCACCGCTCGGGGCCGTGTTGGCCGCTGCTTGCCTGTTCACCCTGTGCCGTCGACCGGGGGAGCAGGGCTATCTGTTTATTGTCGTGGGTATCGCGTTGACTGAGCTGTTCGATGCCTTGTCCGAATTTGCCATGTCATCGCAGCCCATTGCGCACCTGAGTGCGCTTTATATGTGGAGCATGGGGCATTTTGCCGGGCAGGGTTACCGCGTGGTGGTGCCGGTTGTGTTCTGCTTGCTGGTGCTGCTGCCCCCGGTGGCGCTGTTGCTGCGAGCGCTGTCGGTGTTGCGTTTGGGCAGCGACACCGCTCAGGGCCTGGGTGTGCCGGTGCTTGCGGTGCAATTGTCACTGCTGGCGCTGGCTATCCTGATCGCCGGCCTGGGCGCTGCGATTGGCGGGCCGGTGATCTTTGTTGGCATGGCGGCGCCAATTCTCGCGTCCTGGCTGTTGCGCTCCGGCCCGGTGCCGGTCTGGTTGTCGGCTGCTCTGGGCGCGCTGCTGTTACTGCTGGCTGACACCCTGGTGCGTGTACTGGCCGATCCGGTTGAAATGCCCGCGGGGCTGATGACTCGTGTGCTGGGTGGCGTATTGCTGTTGTTGCTGCTGTTGCAGAATCGCAAGAGGGCTGACTGA